Sequence from the Flavobacterium sp. J372 genome:
ATGAGCTGGAATGGGCTATGGAACAGATGGAAGCAGGTAAAGACGAAAATGAATTTGCAGGAAGACAACAGGAAGTTTTTAAAATATACAAAAGGCTCAACACTATAAACCAGCATAAGATGCAGCCGATACCTGTATGTGAGATTCCCTTAAATTTGACATAAAATTCTTTCATTCACAATACTTTAAGATAATAATTAGGTAACTTTACTATATAAGTTTTAATTAAAAATTGCAATCATGATTAAACTATGTCTGGCAGATAATCATCCGGTAGTGCACTACGGCATGAAGACCTACTTTAAAGAGAATGCGGAAATAAGTTTTGTTGGTGTTGTAAATAATCTTGACAGCCTGATTGACGTGCTTTCAAAGAAAACGGTTGATGCCGCTGTGGTTGACCTTGAGCTTGAAGGCCTCACCAGCATCAGCGCTGTAAAATCGCTTGTAAAAGAATTTCCTGATACCAGAATAATAATTTTCACCAACCTTGCCGAACAGATTTATGCGCCAAATGCATTAAAAGCAGGCGTATCTGCATACCTGCATAAAAGCGCTAAGATGGAAGACCTTGAAGCTGCCATTAAAAAAGTAAATGAGGGCGAAATCATTTTTAGCGATGCCGTGAAGAAAAACCTTGC
This genomic interval carries:
- a CDS encoding response regulator transcription factor gives rise to the protein MIKLCLADNHPVVHYGMKTYFKENAEISFVGVVNNLDSLIDVLSKKTVDAAVVDLELEGLTSISAVKSLVKEFPDTRIIIFTNLAEQIYAPNALKAGVSAYLHKSAKMEDLEAAIKKVNEGEIIFSDAVKKNLALLNKGKKSERLYRKLSSREIEVLRYLSEGKKNKEIAKLLDLNEKTISTYKLRLLTKLHVTNLVDLVNKAKTLDIV